The following proteins are encoded in a genomic region of Anabas testudineus chromosome 13, fAnaTes1.2, whole genome shotgun sequence:
- the bcl7bb gene encoding B-cell CLL/lymphoma 7 protein family member B-B isoform X2, which yields MNHNSIKMSGRSGRAETRSRAKDDIKKVLAAIEKVRKWEKKWVTVGDTSLRIFKWVPVTETKQIYRTKSTGGDVRGLKDVVLENTNSLLDFTDENSNQSFLSDVYQSKMDNSSSTSSSQQVSPPHTSSLRTEDSQPPMLGQESADEPVHSGQEGADEPPTLIKEDVLSSGTVRRSTPDTQEELDESGAPPLKKICTGENAVLR from the exons ATGAATCACAACAGCATCAAGATGTCGGGACGATCAGGCCGTGCTGAGACCCGAAGTCGGGCTAAAGATGACATTAAAAAGGTCCTGGCGGCGATCGAGAAAGTGCGGAAATG GGAGAAGAAATGGGTGACAGTTGGAGACACATCCTTACGTATATTCAAGTGGGTGCCagtaacagaaacaaagcag ATTTACCGCACCAAATCCACAGGTGGAGATGTTAGAGGACTGAAAGATGTGGTCTTGGAAAACACTAACTCCTTATTGGATTTCACTG ATGAAAACAGCAACCAGAGCTTTCTGTCAGATGTTTACCAGTCAAAAAtggacaacagcagcagcacctccAGCTCACAGCAGGTCAGCCCACCACATACCTCCAGCCTCCGAACTGAAGACTCCCAGCCTCCAATGCTCGGCCAGGAGAGTGCGGATG AACCAGTTCATTCAGGACAGGAAGGGGCTGATGAGCCTCCCACTCTCATCAAGGAAGACGTGCTTTCATCAGGAACTGTTAGACGGAGCACTCCAGACACGCAG GAGGAACTGGATGAATCAGGAGCACCACCTTTAAAGAAGATTTGCACAGGCGAAAATGCTGTTCTGAGATAG
- the bcl7bb gene encoding B-cell CLL/lymphoma 7 protein family member B-B isoform X1: protein MNHNSIKMSGRSGRAETRSRAKDDIKKVLAAIEKVRKWEKKWVTVGDTSLRIFKWVPVTETKQIYRTKSTGGDVRGLKDVVLENTNSLLDFTDENSNQSFLSDVYQSKMDNSSSTSSSQQVSPPHTSSLRTEDSQPPMLGQESADEPVHSGQEGADEPPTLIKEDVLSSGTVRRSTPDTQQEELDESGAPPLKKICTGENAVLR from the exons ATGAATCACAACAGCATCAAGATGTCGGGACGATCAGGCCGTGCTGAGACCCGAAGTCGGGCTAAAGATGACATTAAAAAGGTCCTGGCGGCGATCGAGAAAGTGCGGAAATG GGAGAAGAAATGGGTGACAGTTGGAGACACATCCTTACGTATATTCAAGTGGGTGCCagtaacagaaacaaagcag ATTTACCGCACCAAATCCACAGGTGGAGATGTTAGAGGACTGAAAGATGTGGTCTTGGAAAACACTAACTCCTTATTGGATTTCACTG ATGAAAACAGCAACCAGAGCTTTCTGTCAGATGTTTACCAGTCAAAAAtggacaacagcagcagcacctccAGCTCACAGCAGGTCAGCCCACCACATACCTCCAGCCTCCGAACTGAAGACTCCCAGCCTCCAATGCTCGGCCAGGAGAGTGCGGATG AACCAGTTCATTCAGGACAGGAAGGGGCTGATGAGCCTCCCACTCTCATCAAGGAAGACGTGCTTTCATCAGGAACTGTTAGACGGAGCACTCCAGACACGCAG CAGGAGGAACTGGATGAATCAGGAGCACCACCTTTAAAGAAGATTTGCACAGGCGAAAATGCTGTTCTGAGATAG